Below is a window of Candidatus Krumholzibacteriota bacterium DNA.
AGATCGTCAGGCTCGGCCGGAAGGTCGGGGAGGGGACGGCGCGGCCGGAGGAGGCGATCGAGCTCGCGCGGCATCTCGTCCGCCGAAACGACGCGCGGCGCGCCGAGGAGGTGCTCGCCGGCGTTCTCCGCGACGACGCGGCGTGCACGGAGGACGTGTGCGACGCGTGCGAGCTTCTCGAGCGCATCGGGTCGTGGGACCGCGCATTCGCGGGCTACGATCGTCTCCGCGGGCACGAGGGGACGGGGGCGTTGCCCGTCTACCGCATGGGCCGCCTCCTCGAGAAGCAGGGGCGTCTCGACGAGGCGATCGCCACGCACGGCGAGGCGATCGAGATCGAGCCCGACAATCCCGAATGCTACTACCGCCTCGGCGTCGCCTACACGAAGAGCCACCGCTACGACGAGGCGGAGCGTCTCTACCGGCAGGCGATCGCCATCGATCCGACGCACGCGAAATCCTACACGAACCTCGGATACATCCTCGACCTGGGCGGCCGGCGAAACGCCGCGCTGCAGCAGTTCAGGAAGGCGGTCCAGCACAATCCGCGGAGCGCGGAGGCGCATTTCAATCTCGGGGCCCTCTACGGTGAGGAGGGGAACCGCGAACAGGCGATCAAGGAGTTCCGCATCGGGATCGAGATCGACCCGGGGTGCGTCGAGGGTCATTACAACCTCGGCGTCGCCCTCATCAACGAGGGCCGGTACGACGACGCCGAGGAGGAATTCCGCAAGATACTCAGGCTCGAGGGCGACAACGTCAACGCCTTCTTCTACCTCGGCTATCTCTCGTACCGGCGCGGCGTCTACGCCCGCGCGCTGAAGTACCTGAAACAGGCGGTGTGCCTCAACCCGGGGAACGCGACGATCCTCTACTACATCGGCGAGTGCTACAACCGGATGGAACAGCCGCGGAAGGCCCTCGACTACTACAAGAAGGTCACCGAGATCAACCCGGGCGACACGCGCGTCTACTTCAGCCTCGGCATCTCGTACGAAAAGCAGGACGACAAGCGGAAGGCGCGGGAGTGCTATCGGATGGCGGCCGATTCCCGGTGCGACGGTCCCGGGAGACTGCAGCCCACCGAATGAAGGCGGTCGTGACGATGAGGGACGGTACCGTGCGACCCGCAGGACCGGCGGGGATCATCCTCGCCGGGTTTTTTCTGTGCGTCGCGGCCGTTCCCTGCGCCGCCTCCGACGAGACGATCCCCGTCGATTCCTGGGTCTACCCGGCGCTCGGCACCTTCGAGCTCATCGGGCTCGCGAGCCTCGAGACAACCCGGCCGCTGACGCGGCTCCAGATCATGCGCCACGTCGAGGAGATCGGGCGGCGCGTCGAGGAGGAGGGGATCGACCTGACGCCGCGCCAGGCCTTTCTCTACGGCCGGCTCTTCCACGAATTCAACGGGGCCGCGCTCGGCCGCCCCTCCCTCCGCGAAGACACCGCCCCGCTCGTTCTGGTGGAGGACCGGGATTTCGCGGCGATCGATCTCGCCGCGGGCGGCGGCCTGCGCAAGAGCGTCGACGACGACCGGGGGCAGGCGGACGGGACGATCCTCCCGTCGGTCCTTCTCTCGCTCGGAGGAAACGGCGCGGTGACGATCGAGACGGCCTACCGCGTCCGGATCCGCCCGGAGCGCGCGCTGGCGCGGGGCGCGGAGGCGTCCGATCCCCGCGAGAGGAGTTGGCGCGGCGTGACGGCCTCCCTCGATCGCGGCTCCGTCTCGTGGACGGGGAGACGCTGGCGGCTGAGCGTCGGCCGCGATCACGTCCACTGGGGCGGCGGGGAGGAGGGGCTCCTCCTCTCGATGACGGCGGGATCGCTCGACCGCGTGCTGGCCGAGGCGACGCTCGGGCGCTTCACGCTCGTCGCCGTCCACGCCCTGCTCGACGGCGTCCGGCCGAGGCGGCTCGCCGGGCACCGGCTCGTCGCGCGTCTCGGGCGTGCGCGTATCGGGATCGGGGAGACGGTCGTCTACACAGACCGATTGTTCGACTACGCCTACCTGCTGCCCCTCGGCTCCTTCTACGCGAACCAGTACAACGAGAAGGAGGACGACAACATCCTCTGGGGCGTGGATCTCTCGGTGCCGCTCGCGCGCGGGCTCTTCGCCCGCGGCGAGCTGCTCGTCGACGATTTCCAGTACGAAAGCGATCCCCCGGCGCCCGACCGGATCGCGTTCGACCTCTCGATCCAGGCGCACCTGCGGGCCGGACGGCGCGAGCTCGAACTCCTCGCCGGCTACACCTTCGTCGACATCTTCACGTACGCGCACAAGGATTCCCTCGCGACGCGCTATCTCGCCGGGTCCGGGCAACCGGGCGCCGACGCCTGCCTCGGGTCGCCGCTCGGTCCCGACAGCGACCGGTGGCGCCTGCGGATCGCCGCTCCCGTCTCCCGCCGGGCCGTTCTCTCGGTGGACGCGGCCGTCACGCGGCGCGGCGAGGGCGCCGACTTCAGGGAATGGGACCGCGCCGAGGATCCCGATCCCCCCTTCCCGAGCGGCCGAACGACAACCGAACGGATCGCCGCCGCCTCCTGTATCGTCGATCTCGGCGGCGGATCGAACGTTTCGGCGGGGTTCGGCTGGCGGTTCGTCGAGGCCCCGACCGGCGACGCCGACGACGGGTTCGGCTGGCTGGAGATCCTCCTGGACGTTCCATGAGAAGACTGTACGGCTTCATCAGGATCATCCGGCCGCACAACGCGGCGGCCGCCGCCCTCTCGGCCGGCGCGGGACACGTTCTCGCCGGCGGGGGATGGCCGCCGGCCCTTCTGCTGTGGGCGACGGCCCTCGTCACGGCGGCGGGAAACGTCATCAACGATCTCCGCGACCGCGACATCGACGCGGTCAACAAGCCGGGGCGTCCCATTCCGTCCGGGACGGTCTCGACGCGGGCGGCGGGGATCCTCTACGCCGCTCTGCTCGTCGGCGCGGCGGCCGCGGCGGCCGCCTTGCCGGCATCTCTCGCCGCATGGATCCTCATCTGGGCCCTGCTCCTCCATCTCTACTCGGCGAGGCTCAAGCGGCTCTTCCTCGCCGGGAACCTGCTCGTCTCCGTCGTCTCGGCGTCCGGATTCCTGCTCGGCGCATTCGCCGCCGGTCGCATCGCGGCGGGGTGGGTGCCGGCCGCCTTCACCTTCGCGTTCGTTCTTGGACGGGAACTGGTCAAGGACTGCGAGGACGAGGCGGGCGACGCCGCCTGCGGCGCGCGTACCGTCCCGATCGTCTCGGGACGCCGGCGGGCGCTCGCCGCGGCGACGACGATCTTCGTTTTTCTCGCCCTGCTCTTTCCCCTTCCCGCGATCACCGGATTCTACGGGAGGGGGTACGCGGTCGTTGTCGCCGCCGGGCTCGAGCCGATCCTCGTCGCGTCGATCGCGCTCGCCTCGCGCGGGCGGCGTCTCGGTCTCGTCTCCCTGCTCCTCAAGGCGGGGATGTTCGTC
It encodes the following:
- a CDS encoding tetratricopeptide repeat protein; protein product: MTIRWERLFELARGERSEEGREIVRLGRKVGEGTARPEEAIELARHLVRRNDARRAEEVLAGVLRDDAACTEDVCDACELLERIGSWDRAFAGYDRLRGHEGTGALPVYRMGRLLEKQGRLDEAIATHGEAIEIEPDNPECYYRLGVAYTKSHRYDEAERLYRQAIAIDPTHAKSYTNLGYILDLGGRRNAALQQFRKAVQHNPRSAEAHFNLGALYGEEGNREQAIKEFRIGIEIDPGCVEGHYNLGVALINEGRYDDAEEEFRKILRLEGDNVNAFFYLGYLSYRRGVYARALKYLKQAVCLNPGNATILYYIGECYNRMEQPRKALDYYKKVTEINPGDTRVYFSLGISYEKQDDKRKARECYRMAADSRCDGPGRLQPTE
- a CDS encoding geranylgeranylglycerol-phosphate geranylgeranyltransferase, with product MRRLYGFIRIIRPHNAAAAALSAGAGHVLAGGGWPPALLLWATALVTAAGNVINDLRDRDIDAVNKPGRPIPSGTVSTRAAGILYAALLVGAAAAAAALPASLAAWILIWALLLHLYSARLKRLFLAGNLLVSVVSASGFLLGAFAAGRIAAGWVPAAFTFAFVLGRELVKDCEDEAGDAACGARTVPIVSGRRRALAAATTIFVFLALLFPLPAITGFYGRGYAVVVAAGLEPILVASIALASRGRRLGLVSLLLKAGMFVGIVAFLSG